TTTGTATCACAAAGGCTTTAAACGGGACTGTCTGTATTTTAACACAGGAGCTTAAACATTATGTTGTATGTGATTTTGATGGTTTTCAGGCTCcaaggaggagaggcaggtgTATGAGAAGGCCCAACACCACAATAAGCTGCAGCAGCGAGGAGAAGAACCAGGGCTCCATATcaaggtgtgtgtttattcacacacatatacagggGGAAAGGACTTAAGGGAGTACTTGTTCGAGCTATAAAAGAGAACACACCGAAAGGAATTAGATACACTGGGATTAGATAATGGGTTTAAATATTGTCCGTGAgttgaaataaacaaatcttCTTTTAATTCTGCATTAAGATCAAGCTGGCTGATAACATGATCGTGGGTTCAGACTTTGAGGTGGCTGCCATCCTCACTAACAACTGCATGGAGACAAGGACCTGCTCCTTCCTGTTCTTTGCCAGAGCTGTTGGTTACAATGGAAAGCAAGGGGACAGCTGTGGATTCTTCTCAGACAAAGTGGAGGTGCCCTCTGGAGGAGGTTAGCTCTGGTCTCAATTATACTCAGCTGCTGAAATCGCAGAGAAATAGTTTTAATAACCTAATTAGTATGAATTCAATGTGCTTTGTATTTCAGAGAAGCGCCTACCCCTCAGGCTGGAGTATAACCGTTATGGATCCGTGATCACCCCTGACAGGCTGATCCAGCTGTCAGCCATCACCATTGACAAGCAGATCACACATTACCATAAGGCTGAGAAGACCATTGTGCTGGACGAGCCAGATATAGAGGTCGAGGTATGGGCAATGGGCAGGTGAAAGAAATGTATTCATGAGCAATAAACGTCCTTTAGTGCTACATTTTTACATCCTGGTTGAAACAGAAGTCAAGTAGCAAGAAATCACTCCACATAAGGTAAAATAAgatattcatttattagttCCACAATGGCGAAATTTACagcattacagcagcagtgggtaACAAAAATAGAGCGTTCAGTACAGTACAATCAATcagtaaataataaactagtggacagtgatataaacaggaggagatataaaaaatatgtacagtttagAGTAGAGTAAgcataaaaaatagaaacatataCATGGGgggaaatataaacacatttatattgttAGATATGTTCTATGTTATCCgctgaaataaatgttgtaTCAGTgcaaacatgaataaatgaagacAGAAGAATGTCATTTAAGAGATGTTTTAACTGGACCGCCAGATGAGTTGAGAGACAGGGACACAACATACCATTTATAGTATAATGAAATTTAGAAACagcatttgtctgtctgtctctacataacgaaaaatgtttgtttacatgtcTGCTAATATATCTAATATATCATTGTCAGACTTTTTGAACGCTTTGGTGACGATGCAAAAAGTGAGATTTAGCACGTAAATATTTGGgaagtgcattaaatcaaacagTTATCTGTTTGTGCGTCCAAGAcaaaaaatggcattaaaaaGTTTGTAATGGAAAAGTAAATGAAAggtaaaagcattttttttctctttccaaaATTCTGTCAAAATtgcagaaaggagagatgaACAATGTCCTTATGTTCTTTACGAAAACGTTTCTGTGGAGAGTTTTACTGTGTGCAACCAACTGAGTGATCGCTAAACTGGGTAGAAACTAATAGATGTATGAACTCCATTACAAACAATTTCTGTAGTTTGCAATATAGTGTTTCTTCCGATAATAATTCAACAAACAAATAACCATGTGGACATGGCTGCATAGTCACATGAACCCGTACTGGTGAGCTCACCAAATAAACCCATACATAAGCAAGTGTTCAAAAGGAGaattacagcaaataaacaattaatccaaatatacatacatacatacatatctaATAATAACTAAAATACCCAAACTTTAATTTTTCTGGGTTGAACCATGATGTGCCCCAACAGTGTtacatgtttgaaatgtttactTTATTTGATAATTTGCATCCTTTATCTAATTTTACAGGTTTGTAATGACATTATTCTTGtttcatatatataaaaattacatTATAAAGCCTGTCACATGATGAAACCTGTTTATGTGCAGCTGGTGGGAGAAGTCACGGTGAACCAGTCTGTGGCAGCAGAGCTGACCTTGGTGAACCCTTTACCAGAGCCGCTGCAGGACTGCAGCTACACCGTAGAGGGGGTCGGCCTCACTGACGGCAAACCCATAACAGCAAAGTACGTCATCTCCATCCCAACTGTTATCAGTACATCTATGCGTTAGTTATTTAGTTTAGCATTTCTATGATTTCCTTCTCTTGTCTCTTATGTGGTTTGACTTGTCACCCAATTTTAACAACAGTTCATTTAGTTTCATATCCAGGATGGTGTTTGAACTGTAATTGATTGTGATGAAAGTTTATGGAAAAGCCATTCAAAGCTTAAACGCACCTGAAATCCCAATGACCTTTTCCCTGCCACAGCTACTCAataatttctatttctataaatTGATAAATGCTATTTACAGTTCTAAAACAGAAGCCTCATCTCTGATGTTTTTGGCTGATGATGCTCTTGATATATTGCAGGATCGGAGCTGTGGGCCCCGGACAGGAAGCCAAGGCAGGTGTTGAGTTCAGTCCCTCCAGTGTCGGCTCCAGCATGCTGCTGGTGAACTTTGACAGCGACAAACTCAAGAACATCAAGAGCTCCATCAATGTTGTTGTGAAGAAATGAGCCCATCTAACAACAGTGActgcttttgtattttgttgtttaattggACTGCAGCAGGCGGATATGACAGGACTTTTTTAATGCACTTGTTATTTCTATACATGTTTTTAATAGaatatactatactattacGCAAtccacattcatgtttttaagtaAATTTACTATAAATCACAATGATCCACATCCACTAACCATTATGTATCGCCACAGTGCTATTATTGGTTGCAAGAGAAAAAGATACTAACAAACACATACTTATTTTACTTGAATGAGTAATAAGGGTGTatgcattttgatttaattacatttaaatgtgacaataaagccaCTAAAAAATCCCATTCACGGGAAAATAAATTTggattaaactaaactaaactaaacggGCCATGTGTTGGATTTCAGCACTTCTTCTATTTTATTGAAAATTCATgacaaatgtgtcttttttctttttcttcgtctttctttttttttttttttcattttggaaaaacattaatttcacatttatctttttacaCAATATCAGCATCATCAAAGGGACAGGACAATAATGCACCAAAACTGCCTACAGAAAGTACAAAGCAGGGCCAGTGAGAAGCACTGAAACAGTGTGAAAAGGTGTGTCATATTCGGCAAGTTTCATTTCTGGTATTGATATAAAGTCGCTGACTCACATTATATCAATGCTATTGAAAAAACATACATGTTAcataaaaaatatcaattaGAAGAAGCATTGAAGTCcagaaaaaaattgaatttttcattaaaaaatctattaaaataaattacactttaccaagaaaaaataaatgtgctaCATGAAATACCAGAATTTAGTAGAATTTTTTCACCAATATTATCAAGTAAGCATGAAGGtactgaaaaaaacattgtttgcGTCAATTAAACAGTAATTTATTGATGGTCCCTAAATCAGCCTCTAGTGTTTAAACTCGTGCTGCTAaaactgaggaagaggaggctgctgcATCCGGAGTGAAGGTCAAAAGTCTGAGTTCACCggtgtgcagctgctgcagaaagtTTTAGACGCGATTTGAATTTTTTCtcagattgtttgtttgttaaatcaCAGCGTTAAATTACAACGTTCACTTCAGGACATGACGTGAAAAACGAGGACAAAACAACAGGAAGGAAATCTTATAGATCTGAGGAACCAACACAGCCAACAGAGTGAGATCTACTTAAAAGTTAAGGTaagatctctttttttttcagtctgtgtctgtgatttgtgaatgtgcatgttCGTGTAGGGAAAACATGGTGCAGTTCTTGTGAGTAAAGCCCGATAAAGTACTACTcatgtttttaaacattttaacatattATGGGGTTTGATTGGTACAAAACGTTTTGGAGCTGCTGTATCTatttaaacacaccagactccattgacaacaTTGGTaatttttcctttccttccttggTTTACTTACAGCagcctcagtcagttagtttatttgtgttattgtgtccaaactaaccctttaaaacaccaaagtcacacaataacacaaacaaaacgaTGAAGACAACGATAGACCAGTAATTCGtgggtaaaattgctgttttttttcaatggagtctggtagctttgaccTGAGGGATATAATGGCTATTTTTGGTTCAACAACCAGGATCTTACagggatcctctctgtaatgttgtcagacactttgaataacaatctgagcctgtcagtggtgaAAACAAGCACTTAAACAGCCTGGTTACTGGTGAcggcgatctactggaccgcttccaaatgtttttgtacatcacctaaaattttattttccaaattttGTCTTTAGTTACTGAATGAGTCACCTCGaaccaaaaatatgttttaaaaaaaagggggggagcccaggtttaaaaatgccacagttatcctttaatactGAGCCTTATGAATTAGTGGATGTGACTGGCTGGAGCTGTGAAGTGTTCGTGTTGCTGCacttgactgtttttgtgataTTCTTATTCGTTGAAGAGAaactctttattttctgtcacagttttaacatggaggtcaaaggtcacgggGGCTCATAACATAAAGCTGTCACacaaactgaaaatctttgTAACTACTGAAATAACAGCAGTGCAGTAGtgctttcatgcatagaggCATTTATTTAGTGAAGAACAAAGCTCATAGTCAAATGGAGCTTCACCACTCAAACTtcaatctcctcctcctcctcctcctcctcaatgGGGTATTGCAAGGGCTGACGAGGGGCGGCGTACTCAGCCATGTTGGAGAGTCCATACACCACGCAGCAGCTCAGGGCACTGCGGGAGATCTCCATGTCTTGGACATCAGACCACTCCTGAGTCTCGACATTATAGCACTCGATGTCACTGCTGGTATTGAAGCCGTTGAAGCCCCCGACCACAAAGAGGCGGCCGTCCACCACCTCAATGCCAAAGTTACTGCGGGGGTTGAACATGGAGGGCACAGCATGccaggtgtttgtgtgagggTTGTAGGCCTCTGCAGTGCGCAGACGTGCAGTTCCAGTGAACCCGCCAACCTTTTTAAGAGAAATATGGTGAAATATGAAGTCAGGAAAACTTCTACTATTTTTCTGGCTTTTTGTGTCTAATTTCACACTTATGTAAGAAAGGACATTTGACTTCAGTGTGCCATTTGaaatgaaggaagaaaaaaaagaaaaagtagcatcaaacacagcaaatgttttttgaGTAAAACTGTTGATTGTTGATATTTTCTTGCACTatgtttttaaatttgacaACTTTTCTACCAGAATATTACAAGAATAATCTGTTTTGCATAAAATTTTATTCACCGTAGAGTCTCATCTTGTGGACAATAAGACACTGAAACTGTCCATTGAAacccagacaaaaaaaagtcctcATTAAAGGAGGTCTTAAAGACGCACTTTATCCATTCAGTACATTACTGTATATAGGGAGgcagttattttcattactgattaatcttctgattattttttgatatatcagaaaatagtgaataaTTTCCATTTCAATTCCCCAAAGCACGAGCTGACAAATTCAAATTCTGTGTTTGATCCAACCAAGATCCAAAAAACTTCAGTTTACAGtcatgtaaaacaaagaaaatcagcaaactGGCCCACTCAAAAGTAGAACaagtacatttttgtttgaaaaaatcAAAATCTTTATCCACATATGTTCATTCAGTACATTACTGGCTTTAATGTCAAAGTTTTAAGGGATGAACTTCTGTTATATCAGAGGAGGGCAATGCTGCCTTGACTTAACTTGTGATGAAAGGTAAATATTGTCAGATGAATGCATCATTCTCAGCCCTATTTAAAACCTCTACTAACAACATCATTTCGTGCCTCTGTGTCTCgtcatgtctctgtgttttgtggGTATCGGCAGTGTTCAGTGTGCTTACTGCAAAGACTTGGTCTGCATAGGCGATGACCCCGATGCCACTGCGGCTGGTGCCCATGGGGGCGATCAGAGTCCACTGGTCCATCTCTGGGTTGTAACATTCAGCCGCTGACAGGCACTCATCCCCGTTGAAGCCACCACAAATGTACACCTGGACAGAAGAAGTAATCCTTTCAAGACCAGAATTCAACattcatcagtgtgttttctaGACTTATTTCTACATCTCTCAGGGATAAACGAGCCAGTTacagctgagagaaaaaaatgacaatatacTGCGTAATGTGATGCTAAacagtagatttttttttttttttccgcctgtgaacaatatgtatttatttcagccTTCAAAGTTGAAATGTATTGTGATAATGATCCTTTACTGGTAGCACCATCTAAATGATCTAGTTAAGTAAATTAGTGAGTTTTGTACAACTTGACTTTCTGGTCGTTTCTGAAGTCAAACTCAAATCCTCAAGGAGTAAAACCAGAAATGTGCTCTCCCCGCCACACCGCAGCCCTTTCTCAGTTAGTCCAAGCTACTCTTTAGCTCCACCCACCTTTCCACGGAGGGTTGTGCAGCTGGCGTCACTCCTCTGGTGGTGCATGGGCGCAATCAATGTCCACTGGTTGGCACTGGGCTGATAGCGCTCTGCAGTTTTGAGTCGATGTTGTCCGTTATAACCTCCTATTGCGTATATGTACCCGTCCATCACAGTTATGCTGACGTAGCAGCGGCGTGAATGCATTGGTGCCACCTCCTGCCACGTGTGTGTTCCCAGGTCAAACTTGTCCATAGAGCTGAACTGCTGAATGCTGTCAAAGCCACCGACACAATAAAGTGACCCGTTAAGGAAAGCAGTGCCATGGTAGGCCCGGGGAATCTCCTCATTGTGAATTATAGGGAACCAGGTCTTAGCACGGACATCGTACGCCTCGATGCTATTGATGGGACTGCCACCACTCCAGCCTCCAATAGCCAACAGGATGGCAGGGGGTAGTCGTGGACGAGCCAAAGCGTTACAGCTAGCCAAGTCAGAGAGCCTCCTTGTTCGGAGGTCGAGCATGACCTGCAAAGTCTTGAGGAGAATTGGTTGACACTCTTTGCTTGCTTTAACCAACTCGTTGTGAGTTATGCTGTTCAGGACGTATTCTGGACTCATCAAAGCCAGTCTGACCTACAGAGAGACATGAGGACAGAAATTGGAATTAAATTGTCTACAATAGAGCCCACCCAATATCATCAGCCAATTTTAGCTTATCACAGATACATACAGCGTGTGCAACAACCTTTTATGTAACAAGAAAGAACAGTACAGAAATACTTAAAGGTGATTTAGAAACAGTGTTGCAGATACATAACTTGTCCTCTATAGACCActtatgacttttttttaactaaaaataTTCTACTTTGGACTTATTTGTGAGTATTTTTAATAACCAAATTTAAAGGATCCTTATCAAaaatatttgatgtgttttgtgtttatataaaaaaaagatattggCCAATATAAAGATCGTTGTGGACAGATAATGATATTTGCCTAAAAATTCCTGTATCTTTCTGGCGCTCGTCTGAAATTATTTCTTTCTACGTTGTTCCTCTGAAGGCTGTTAATACATATTATTTACTGAAATTCTTCAATTTAAGTTTTAATGCAATTAACTCAAATTCAGGCCTTTCTGGGTTTCAACCACAAAATTTTTCCTGCCAACCAAATTCTATtcaaaaacattcacaaaagAGACATGTTTTGAGGTACTAGACCAGATCTTAACATTCCTCAAACCT
This sequence is a window from Pempheris klunzingeri isolate RE-2024b chromosome 11, fPemKlu1.hap1, whole genome shotgun sequence. Protein-coding genes within it:
- the LOC139209252 gene encoding kelch-like protein 10, which translates into the protein MSEHSAVYNELRLDQQLCDAVIRVGNVQFHVHKVILCNCSPYFRALFTTWSTPDSRLFDIPNVSPDMMKVIIDFAYTGFVPVTQQNVQELFIAADQFNVNGVIQACSDVLEEQLTIQNCISTWWFADTYYTPDLKHRVFLFILNHFEEVAATSEEFLQLSAQQLTKIIENDRLNVNTEKKVFEAIVRWIAYSAEERREHTSLLLPKVRLALMSPEYVLNSITHNELVKASKECQPILLKTLQVMLDLRTRRLSDLASCNALARPRLPPAILLAIGGWSGGSPINSIEAYDVRAKTWFPIIHNEEIPRAYHGTAFLNGSLYCVGGFDSIQQFSSMDKFDLGTHTWQEVAPMHSRRCYVSITVMDGYIYAIGGYNGQHRLKTAERYQPSANQWTLIAPMHHQRSDASCTTLRGKVYICGGFNGDECLSAAECYNPEMDQWTLIAPMGTSRSGIGVIAYADQVFAVGGFTGTARLRTAEAYNPHTNTWHAVPSMFNPRSNFGIEVVDGRLFVVGGFNGFNTSSDIECYNVETQEWSDVQDMEISRSALSCCVVYGLSNMAEYAAPRQPLQYPIEEEEEEEEIEV